A portion of the Rhizoctonia solani chromosome 6, complete sequence genome contains these proteins:
- a CDS encoding C2H2 zinc finger, translating into MSSVKAEVSESELTIGPARPDCGDQTSPGANINDSDSGPPTPNPPTLALPKLVKRENDEDDPLTYLVELFGLTTLDDSDDSGDSDDSDDDSENESEPRDRALDNKCGRLYYYDDFRRVYSEGGTLIHDGFSDLLSPFQIDGVPYWFSIDGLLSCDTDGTPYSVFTWHNGPDPLDLCELLGPQFISPADPLSQPDLTPYSHHTPSLEPISGQLYPALIGKTEVFSPSVNPNSLQQAFQGGLKPLVWSPTASDQKSPIVSGTSRASSMGPPLFPETQCGLPLTNSIVDKWRAETLEAQQEAARARPVRKADKNERRRCPVCNKIFRRPSSLEDHLNVHSGDKPHVCPFKGCHTGFATKSNMKRHFLTHRVGPLEDYGTGMIHQPDVVYKLDGTGPKKTSRPPTVPYNSRAHHTMRFRVSPN; encoded by the exons ATGTCCTCTGTCAAAGCCGAAGTTAGCGAATCCGAACTTACGATTGGCCCCGCTCGACCAGATTGTGGAGATCAAACGTCGCCGGGCGCCAATATAAACGACAGTGATTCCGGGCCTCCAACTCCCAATCCTCCTACCTTGGCTCT ACCCAAGTTGGTCAAAAGAGAAAACGATGAGGATGATCCTCTAACTTATCTCGTCGAGTTGTTTG GTCTTACCACGCTTGATGACTCTGACGATTCCGGTGATTCTGACGACTCTGACGATGATAGTGAGAATGAGTCGGAG CCTCGTGACAGAGCTCTCGATAACAAGT GCGGTCGCTTATATTATTATGACGACTTTAGGAGAGTATACTCAGAAGGGGGAACTCTCATCCATGATGGTTTCTCAGACCTTCTCTCTCCATTCCAGATTGATGGAGTGCCATATTGGTTCAGCATAGACGGCCTACTATCCTGTGATACAGACGGCACACCTTATTCTGTCTTCACATGGCACAATGGCCCTGACCCGCTCGACCTGTGTGAACTCCTTGGTCCACAATTTATCTCTCCTGCTGATCCACTTTCTCAACCCGACTTGACCCCTTATTCTCATCACACTCCTTCACTTGAACCAATTTCCGGTCAACTCTACCCCGCACTCATAGGCAAGACCGAAGTGTTCTCCCCAAGTGTCAACCCAAACTCGCTTCAACAGGCATTCCAAGGAGGACTAAAGCCCCTCGTATGGTCACCGACCGCCTCGGACCAAAAGTCACCAATAGTCTCTGGAACAAGTCGCGCGTCGTCTATGGGACCACCACTGTTCCCAGAGACACAATGCGGTCTTCCTCTAACCAACTCAATAGTTGATAAATGGAGAGCTGAAACGCTCGAAGCTCAACAGGAGGCAGCAAGGGCGCGCCCAGTAAGGAAAGCTGACAAGAACGAACGCCGGCGCTGCCCTGTTTGCAACAAGATCTTCCGTAGGCCGAGTAGTCTAGAG GACCACCTCAATGTGCACTCTGGTGATAAAC CACACGTATGCCCATTCAAGGGTTGTCACACCGGCTTCGCTACCAAGTCAAATATGAAACGACACTTCCTCACTCACAGGGTCGGCCCACTAGAGGATTATGGAACTGGCATGATCCATCAGCCGGATGTTGTTTACAAGCTCGACGGGACTGGCCCAAAGAAAACGAGTCGCCCGCCCACCGTACCCTACAACTCTAGAGCACATCACACGATGCGATTCCGTGTCTCCCCCAACTAA